TCAAACCTGAGGATGTtcctaacattagccctagcaagagcagtgcttcacagagcAGCTAGCTAACTGGTAAAGTAAGCAATACACTTACTTTACTAGCTTTTTGATTTTCAGTTCTGTGGTAAGTCTAAAGTCATAGcctatgaaaataaaacaagaccacttTTGGAGTTATACCGAATCTTGGTGAGGTCAAACCTGTCTTAAGAAATAATGTAACTAATCTATCTTTAACATGGCTAACCCAAGTCGATCTTCCTATACATATTTGTCCAATGATAATATTGTTGTCTAACTTCCTCACTAGTTTGTTACAGATtaaagttttcaaaataaaatattattaaacatgTAACAACAAtaccttttctttttcttcttggcATGGAGGCAGTTTATTcacatttttatcattatttatgaaattaaatagctCATTTGTCTCTTCCAGTGTTTTCTGATATTCTAATTCCATGCCACTATTGATTTTTTCATGTACTCTTTTTAAGTTTTCAATGCGTCGAGTCCAGTATGCTTCTTCAGCAGCATGCTCCTGTTGTTTTCGCTGATCATAGTATGGAGGTGGAGGAAGATACTGTGGAACTGGTTTTGGTTGTTCCGCTTGCTAGAATATATTGTAAGGCCATTACACCAAGTATTGTTTCTAAGCATTGGCAACATTTCTACCCAGTATTAGTgtttaggatttttttatttatgtgatGATAAATTCATTTATTCATGTTTTTGTTGATACTGTTTATGTTATGTTTTTGGCAATAATATCTATTTCTTAAGGATAGAGACAGCTGAGTTGTTAACGTCTCTATTTAACATTAgtggttattttttaataaaaaagattgtCTATAATATCGTGATAAGTGGTTATTGAAAACCATGTTAACCTAGTTTCGTAATGATTTACAGTGAACTGGCAAACATTTTATGAAGtttgatataaattaatatcaatttaattcatttttcacacaaactttgttttatttattttatctagaTGTGACATTGATCTAAATTATGtaattcaataatatatttactttcGCGTTTAGTTGAGCCTGTATTCGGTCTATGGCTTCTTGAGACACTTGAATAGCATTTTCATTATCCACGCTAAGCTTCCGCGCACTTTGCGAACTCcccatatttaaaattaagtaaaatttctaaatttttgtCGGCAAATTACGTCAAATGACCATTTTTGACAAATATGACAGAAGTCAGGATGGTACGTCGCGCAAAATGTCTTCAAGAATGAAATTGTCATTTGTCAATATTAAATTGACAATTTTTGAGTCTGTACATTAATTATCTTGGCTTTTGCAATTGACATTCTCGGTAGTAATACCAAGCTGGAACAGATATGGTAGTCTATGGTCGGATGTAAAGTGTAAAATTAGTTTTGCTATTATACAACAGAGGGCGTGTTTTTATCAAACCAAATCATACATCTTTAgattcaaaaattttaaaacaaaactttcCGTTTCAGTAATTTCTAACTAATCTATGAGAGTAATTAATATTAGGAGAGGCAGCGAAAAAAGCCACTGCGCTAGAAATAAGAGAGCTAAAGAAAATGCTGTACCTACTTTTTtttgattgagggattactggtggccctttccagtttcacaaggacaggtcggcgagcaaaggttcaacCAGGAGGGGAACTTTTTAATGCAAAACGACCACCTCCTAGAGTAATAACATAATGGTATAAATTAAGAGGAGACTTTTCtcataaattgaaattaagttGCGGCAAGGCTTGCTGTTAGTTCCCACGACGGGCGCACCTAAGGCGTTAATTTTATTACAGagttattataaatacatcTAAAGCGTTGGACGCAGGCGCGTGAAGCCAAATGTCGCTTGATGTTCCCCGGTTATGGTCAAGGAGATCTCATTGAACTTAAGATTCTCtcaaaaatatacaattatataATAGAATCGAATTTTGTATTCGGTTCGTATTTTTATGCGAGAATGGAGACAGAAATGCTTACAGCTCGTGTTATGGGGCTACTGGGGCTCAAAGATAGCGGTGAGTAGCAGTACCTAAGTACAGGAGTGTCCAATACCAAAAGAGTGGGTATCTTAATGGGAATACTTAAGACTAGGTCAAAGTTTTAACTGTAGTCACATTTATATAGTGTTCATTCATGACTTTTGCGACAGATGTAGGCAGGAGGGTTGTGCCGACCCGTGTGACACGGGCAGACttagaacagaaaataaaacgaaGAGAAAGAAGTCAGAAtttgtaggtttttttattctGATTAATTCTATTCTgtctattctattatatttctattttgtCGTATTCTGCTGTTTTGTAAATAGAATTTAtacgtagtttaaaaaaaagtggcaGGACTTGGAATGTTTTTGTTGTAAGATATTTGAAATCGTTCGTAAAGTACAGGGTCGCGAGTCAATCGTTTTATTTCATCTCGTCTCGAAGGCGGGAAAGTTGGCGGATGATAGCGGCGAGCCGGCCCGACCGGTTCTCCGACTATTGTGGTCAGTTTTTATGCTCCGAGCCCCGCCGCTTCGATCCGTAGTAACGAGGCTAAGGGATTGCCAAAAGTGAACCGAattctttatttaatatttaacacgTTATTGACACAGCGGAATGCATGTCACATACAACTATACGTACTTAGTTCTTAGCTCCAAATAAAGTAAAGATTGTTAAGAGGTATTCAAGATAGGCAGCTTGACGCTACGAAGCAGTCACGCGACATGGTTCGAAAGGCAAAGTTCAAGCTTGTGTATAAGATAATTGCAAAATCGATTTTATGTCTCAAAGTCGATGGCGGTATTCAGGTAGTGATGTCA
The Bombyx mori chromosome 5, ASM3026992v2 DNA segment above includes these coding regions:
- the LOC101739222 gene encoding uncharacterized protein LOC101739222, with the translated sequence MGSSQSARKLSVDNENAIQVSQEAIDRIQAQLNAKQAEQPKPVPQYLPPPPYYDQRKQQEHAAEEAYWTRRIENLKRVHEKINSGMELEYQKTLEETNELFNFINNDKNVNKLPPCQEEKEKVLQCYSTNADKSLLCSVLVNQFNECVCRSRVAAITAS